ATCATTGTACAGCACCAGCTGATCTTTGCCCGGAAGCTTGTAATGCAACGCGATGCTGTCGCCGGAATTGCTCTTGTAAGTGAGCAATTGCCCGATGCTATCTACCTTTACTGTAAACCACATACGCGGGTGATCTTTTCGTTTTACGAGCATCACATCACCCTTGTCTATATAAATTTTTTCCCAGGAGCTGGAAACTTTAATCGTGTCTGCAAGTCGTGCTGAATCAGCGGCCGTTTTCCTGAGCAGGAGGCTCATATTCGGAAGGGAATCATTTGCCGGCGCATTGCTGGCCACCACTTCATAAATGCCATAAAGGAAAGGCGTACGTTGCTTCTTTATATAATTGGCATGCATACCAATGCCACGCTCAATAGGCTGGCTCACGATCACTATTACTAACAGGGCTTGCAGTACAACAAGACTAATCCGCAGCCATTTCCTCCTGAATGTGGGGACCCACCTGGGCGGAGGACCGGCTGCCTTGTCGAGCAGGAATACCCGGAGAAAGCGTGGGAGATCCGGTGCGGCAATATAAAAAGCAGTAGCGAACAGGTGACTCGAAAACAACTTCACCGGGATGTCGTAAAAGAAATTCATAGCCATTATATTCGCCATTACTACCATCGCCAGAAGTGCGCCTGGCAGCAGGGTACGCCGGAACAACAACAAGATACCCGCAATGAATTCTGCTAAGCCGGTAAACAGGTTGTAGCCGGAAGAATAGCCCATATAGGTCCATGCCAGCCCCATCGGTGACATATCACCGATATGTTGATCGAGCCGGTATAACGATGGGAAAGGAAACTGTGCGGGTACAATTTTATACATGCCGTAACTCATCAGCGTCATTGCCAGCGTATACCGGAAAAGCAGCGTGACCCAGTAAAGCAGCCGGTTGTAGTTGTTGCGCTTCCTGTCGGCCACCGACCAGATGAGGAAAATCAGCAACGCCGTCACTGCCATGCAACATACCTGCAGGTAGTTATACGTTGTATCTCCACTGCCATTAGGCCATATCTTAATGGTGAAAGACGGATCTATTAATAGTTTTCCTGCCCACGTGATGGGTGTATTCCAAAGATCCGAAAAGCCCAGATTGCCAAAGGTATATAGCAACAGGTAAGCGGTAAAATACCGGAAGAGGGCCTTTACGGGCACAGACCAGTGATTGTTCACAGTAGTAACAGCGTCGTTCATCAGGATTGTATATCTCTACGAATTAACAAAATTCCGTGGATTAATATCCCGTTGCCCACTGCTTTTATGAAGGTAGATAAGAATATCACCTGATTAATGTGATGCTGCCTTTGAACTCAAATTTTTCTCCGCTTTCGCATACGGCCCGCATGCTGTATATGTAGCTGCCCATCAATGACTCTCCTCCGGCGCTAAGCCCATTCCAGCCTGCGGTTTGTACATTTATCGGGAAGTGTGCATTCTCAAATACCAATGAACCCCAACGATCGTAAATACGCAGCCATTCAATTTCCTTTATCCCTTTTCCTTTCGGATATACCCACTGGTTATTTCCGGTTGGGCCGGGAGTAAAGGCAGTAGGCATATATACAGCCGATTGATTGCATAACAGGTGTATGCTCAGGCTATCAGACGCTTTACAGCCATAGGTATTTTCAACCGTTATTACGTAACGGGTGCTGAGATTGGGAACTACTTCAGTGGTAGGACAGGTGGCGCAACTGAGATCTGTTGCGGGGCTCCACAGCCAACTCACTACATCGCTGCTGTAGGTGCCGTTAAGGTATACGGGCGTGCCGGCCATGGTGGTTCTGTCGGGGCCCGCTTTTACCTGGGGAAGCGCGTTTATCTGTACCTTCACGGCTGCTTTGTCGGAGAAGCATCCCTCATTATCGTAGCCGGTGACATTGTATACATATTGTCCGGGCTGCGAAGGAGATGCGGTAGGTGTGGCACTGTTGGGCATATCGATGTTGGTGCCCGTCCATGTATAACTATCAGCGCCGGATACACTGAGTGGGAGCTTGCCGCCCAGGCATAGCATCGTGTCTGCCGAAGCATGTATCTTAAAAGGCTGCACCACCCTGATGGGTACTTCGCCCGTGTTGGTACAGCCATTACTGTCGGTCACTTTCACCTGGTAAACAGTATTTATTTGGGGAGATGCCACCGGGTTGGCTACCGCCGGATTATTGAGGCCGGTTGCGGGAGTCCATTCATATATACTGCCGCCCTCAGCATGCAAAGACATACTATTGTTAAGGCAGATAAATGTGGCCGGAGCACTCGCATTAACGTTCGGCGCCGGAAATACATTAATGGTGTGCAACTGCTGATCACTGCAACCATCGCTGCTGGTTACCGTGAGTGTTACATTGGCCATGCCTGGCTGCGTGTATGTCAGCGGGAGCGGCTGTGGTAACTGACTGCTCATACCATTGCCGAAATTCCAGTTCCAGCTAACATTACTGACTACCGTAACGGCTCCGCTGAACTTCACCGGTACATCCTGGCACACTTTATCCGGCCCGCTGATAGTTGCTAACGGTTTCGGATATACGTGTACTACTGTATCCGCTTTTTGCTGGCAGCCATATTTGGTGCTGACGTTGATGGTAAATGTATATTCCCCCGCTTTGTTGAGATAAAATGAGGGCGTGGTGGTATTGATTTGCTGCGGTTTGAGGCTGGCATCATAGCCCCAGGCGAATGTTGGCTGGATACCCAGACTGTCTACCGAGAAACTGTTGAATGCAGGCATTAACGTAAGCAGGCCCTCGTTGCATATCTTTCCCGGATTGGGGTGCAACCGGATGTTCAGGTTATCAATCACTATCGGATGATCCAGGAATGCATTGCCCCGGCAGCCGGCATCATCTCTGAGCAGCAACCTGGGATTGTAGACGCCTGGTGCTGGATATTGATGCGTTGTTTGCAGTGCAGTGGTTTCTTGCACGGTACCATCTGCAAAATCCCAGCTGAAGGTGGAGGCATTTTCAGGTGTAACAGTAAATGTGATTTCTTTTCCCAGGCAGCCACCGTCGGCGCTGGCCTTGATGGAGGCATACGGCCCGGTTACAACCACTGTCTGCGTATCTGCATCTGTTGCTCCGGTGACGCTGGCCACTTTCAGTATTACCTTATAATGCCCGGCCAGCGTGTAGGTATGAACCGGATTCGCCTGGTTGGAGCTGCCGCCATCGCCAAAATCCCACAAATAACTGGTGGCATTCACCGAGTTGTTGGTGAACCGGAAGATCATTGGTGCGCAGGTACCTCCATTCACGAACGATGAAGTATAGGTGAATGATGCATTTACGGTGGATACCTTGATGGGTTTTGTTATGGAACCTGTACAGCCATTATTGTCGGTAACATGCAAACTTACCTCGTAAACGCCTTTGTCCGGATAGTAATGATAGGTGTTACCCAGGGTCTGTATCGTGCTGCCATCGCCAAATGCCCACTGCGCATTGGTGATCTTTCCGCCTGTTTCTGTAGTCGTATTGCTGAAATGCACCGTGCTGCCCGGTTTTACAAAATAGCTGTCGGCATTGAAATCGGCATTAGGCCCGTTTATCTGCAGGTACTTTCCGGAGGAAGTACTGGTACATCCGTCGTTGTCAGTAACCGTCACTGATGGTAATATATCGGTGCCAGCCTGCTGGTAGATATGCCTGAAAGGACTGCTGGTAAAGGTTTGCGGTGGTGTGTTATCGCCGAAGTTCCATACCCATTTCTGAATGCCGGAACTATAGCTCAGATCAGTGTTATCCGTGAATACCACTTCTGTGCCCCTGCATGGTACCTGAGTGGGCATATTAAAGCCTGCTACCGGTCCTTTAACGTTCACTTCAATAGTATTGCTGGTATCATAACATCCCAGGCTGTTTTGTGCCAGCAGCCGGAGCGTATGTTTACCAGGAGCAAGACTGTAAGTATAATTGTTCTGAGTGAGCGACGCGGAAGGTACATCGTTGCCGTCTGCCTGCCAGTGATAGGGCTGCGCTCCCAGGATCGACGTGTTAATTTGTTGAACAGACGCCGTTGTGTGGTCGCTGGAACAGAAACTGGTCTTATCTGCTGTTATCACCACCGCTGAACGGCCAATAATGGTGACCGCTTTAATCAGATAAGTGTTGCAATGATTATCCGAAGTGGTAAGCTTCACCCTATAAGTGCCCGATTGGGCATAGGTATGCGTTAGCGCATCGCTATGGGTAGTGTAGGTGGTATCTTTGCCGTCTCCCCAATCCCATTGCAGGCTGCTGGCGCCTATTGAATATTCCGATACCTGGAGCGTCATCCGGTTGTCGCAGGTGGGCGCGGCATCAAACCGCGGAAAAGGAATGATTGCCGTGATAAATGCTTTCTTGGTAATAGTAGAGAAGCAGCTCCCGTTATGTACCGTAAGTGTAACATCATAAGTGCCCGGTGCACTGTAGCTATAAGAAACAGTGTTACCCTGCCCTGTACTGCCATCACCGAAATTCCAGTACCAGGAAGTTCCGACATCCGACTTGTCGAAAAATATGACGGGCGTATTGCCGCAGACCTGTGGTGCTTCCGGTGAGGTAAAATCAGGCGTTGGCTTTTTATAGATAATCACCTGCTTTTGGTAGGCAGTGGTACCGCTACAGCCATTGTTAGTCACATAAGTCAGTTTAACGGTGTAGATGCCCGGTGATGTAAAGGTATGCAACGGCGCAGCCACTGTAGAAGTGCCTCCATCGCCAAAATCCCATTGATAGCTTTGGATTTTATCGTTGTTGTTGACGGATGCGGTAAAGCTGGTCGACAGATGTTCGCAACCATTATCTTCCCCGGTGTAAATTGTTACCGCCGTGTTATGGATGCCGACAGGAATTAGCTGCTGAACAGTACATCCCTGCTGATTACTCGCTGTTAATTTTACATTGTAATCTTTTTCGGCTTTGAAAATATGCGATGGGTTCTGCACAGCAGCGGTAGTGCCGTCGTCAAAGTCCCATTGCCAGGTATCGGCATTCGTGCTGTTGGCAACAAAGTTGACGGTTGCGGGTGGTACACAGAATGGCAATATACTTATGCCCGGATTCACAGTAGGGGAAGGCACTACAACAGTCGCCTTTTGCGCGGAGTCCGGACAGGTGCCGTACATGGCTTTCAGTTTTACGGTAAGCGGACCGGTTGCGGTAGCGTTATAAGTGGTATGGTCAATATATCCCTGAACAGGCAGGCCATTTACCTCCCAGGTAGTACTTTGCGGTACTGCCGGCGCAAACGTGGCGCTGAACGTGGCAGTTGTTCCGGCACATATCTGTGGCGGAACAACAAGGGTAGTCGCAAAATTGGCAATATTAATATCGTCGACTGTTTTGCTATCGATACAGCCCAGGTCGTTCGTAGCGGTTAGTTTTATGCTATGTGTGCCTTTCGTAGTAAATGTATGGCTGCCCGGATCTTTGGAGATACTGGAAGTACCGTCGTCAAATTCCCATTTGTAGGATACTGTGCCTGATTCAACAGTGGTATTGGTAAATATCACATTCGCAGGCGCTGCACAAAATATCTTGCTGGCCAGAGCAAAATTAGCCTGTAATCCGGGGTTGGCAGTTACAGCATTGTTCAAGACTTTGAAATTCGTACATCCGTGATTGTCAGTAACTGTGAGTACCGGACTGTAAGTGCCGGGTTGGGTATATATATGCGAGGTATTGCTGCTGCCATTCAGCGCTACATTGCCATCTCCGAAATCCCAGCTGAACCGCTGCAGTGTTCCGCTGGTCGACTGCGACTTATTCGTAAAAACCACCGTAAATGGTACACAGCCTGCCGGAGGAGAGAGGGCCAGATCAACCACTGGTTTCGACCATACTGTAATATATCCCGTTTTTACAGCCACCTGGTTACTGCCATCTGCATAGGTTGCGGTGAGTGTCACTGTATAACTTCCCGGGCTCACATAAGTAGCTTCAGGATTCTGTTTGTTTGAAGTGATACCGTTGCCGAAATCCCATTGCCAGGCTACCGGGCTGCCGGTACTTTTATCTGTAAAGGAAGTAATCAGCGATTCACAATCGCTGACAGACGAAGCTGTGAAATCAGCTCTCTGTTGTGCAGTAACTCCCTGTATACACAGCATTCCAACAAAGCAACACCAGATAAAGGAGTTAACAGATTTGCGGGACGTCAATGACAGGTCCATAGGGTAAGGTGCGATACGGTACTTAAAAATAACGTATTTCAGACATACTATTGATGCCTGTGTATTATGTTTTCATATACAATTAATGGTTAAATTTAATAAACTAAAAAGCAGCTGATTATGTCGGAGTTATTTAGCCCCTTTTCTTTGAGGGAGGTTGTTTTGCGGAACCGTATTGCGGTATCGCCTATGTGCGAATATTCTTCGGTGGATGGTTTTGCCAGCGACTGGCACCTGGTACACCTGGGAAGCCGCGCCGTGGGTGGGGCCGGACTCGTTCTCACCGAAGCAGCAGCGGTATCACCCGAAGGCCGTATCTCGGCCCACGATCTTGGCATCTGGAAAGATGAACATATACCAAAGTTGAAACAGATCACCGGTTTTATCTCAGAACAGGGAGCTGTGCCGGGTATTCAGCTGGCGCATGCCGGGCGCAAAGCTAGTACAGTAAGGCCCTGGGAGGGAAGCCGGGCGCTGACTGCTGAGGAAGGAGCCTGGCAGGCCGTGGCGCCCAGCGCCATTCCATTTAATGATGTCTATCCCAAACCGGAAGCACTAACGGATACGGGCATACGTAAAATAACGGACGACTTCCGCAATGCTGTCATCCGCTCCCGGGAAGCAGGTTTTCGTGTGATTGAACTGCACGGGGCACATGGTTATTTATTGCACAGCTTCCTGTCGCCACTGAGTAATCAACGTACTGATGAATATGGAGGTACATTCGAAAACAGGATCCGGCTTTTATTGGAAGTAATCGCTGCCGTGCGCGAGGTGTGGCCGGAGCAATATCCGTTGCTACTTCGTATATCCGCTACCGATTGGGCGGAAGGAGGGTGGAATATTGATGAGTCAGTAAAGCTGGCCGCAATTGTAAAAGACAGGGGAGTAGATCTCGTCGATTGTTCTTCTGGAGGTCTCGCTGCACACCAGCAAATCAAAGTGGGACCCTTATATCAGACGCCATTCGCAGAAAGGATACGTAAAGAAGCACATATCCCTACTGGTGCCGTGGGGATGATCACGACGCCCGAAGAAGCTTCTGCTGTCATCGCCAATGGCCGGGCCGATCTGGTATTCCTGGCGAGGGAATTCCTCAGAGATCCTTATTTCCCCCTGCGGGCCGCCTACGAGCTCAAAACAGAGGTAAAATGGCCGGTACAGTATGAAAGAGCGAAGAGAAGAATTACGAATTGAGAATATAGAATGAAGAATGATGAGCGAAGACCCACACGAAATGTTATGATAACAAAAGTCGTGTGGGTCTTCGCTCATCATTCTTCATTCTATATTCTCGATTCGTAATTATCTAAGGATCTTCTCCACCGCTTCCAGCTCTTCTTTGTCAAAATGAGTATTCTTGAGAGCATCCAGGTTGTTATCCAGCTGGGTTACTGAACTGGCGCCGATCAGCACGGTGGTGATACGTTTATCTTTCAATATCCAGGCCAGTGCCATCTGGGCCAGTGATTGCCCCCGTTTAAGTGCCAGCTCATTGAGCTTTTTCACCTTTTCTATCTTCTCCGGTGTTACATCTGATTCCTGCAGGAAGCCACTTGGTTTGCTGGCCCTGGAGCCTGCGGGAATACCGTTCAGGTAGCGATCTGTGAGCAGCCCCTGCGCCAGTGGTGAGAAGGGAATACAACCTACGCCGTTGGTTTCTAATACATCCAGCAGCCCGTTCTCTACCCAGCGCTCAAACATGCTGTATTTAGGCTGATGAATCAGGCAGGGTGTGCCCAGCGATTTCAGCACTTCAACCGCCTTTTGCGTTTGCTCGGCAGTATAGTTAGATAAGCCAACATATAATGCCTTACCCTGCTGCACAATGCTATGTAAGGCCCCCATGGTTTCTTCAATCGGTGTAGCCGGATCCGGCCGGTGAGAATAGAATATATCCACGTATTCCAGCTGCATACGCTGCAGGCTCTGTTCAAGACTGGAAATAAGATATTTTCTGGAACCCCAGTCGCCATACGGCCCGGGCCACATGGTATATCCTGCCTTCGACGATATGATCAGCTCATCTCTGAGATGACCCGTAAAATCCTGCTTCAGAATCCTGCCAAAATTCGTTTCCGCACTTCCCGGTACCGGCCCGTAGTTATTAGCCAGATCGAAATGTGTAATACCTTTATCGAACGCTCTTCTTACAATGCTGCGTCCATTCTCATAACTGTCAATGGAACCGAAGTTATGCCACAAACCTAATGATACAGCAGGCAACCGGAGACCACTCCTGCCACATCTGTTGTAGATCATACTATCGTACCTGTCTGTTGCGGGTGTATAAAACATGAAGTGCAAAGTTTAGGGGAACAAGATAGGGTATAGAATTAAGAATAGAGAATATAGAATTAAGAAACAGCGCGAAGACCTTAGTGATTGATAAAGTAATATCATTAATCGCTAAGGTCTTCGCGCTGTTTCTTAATTCTATATTCTCTATTCTTAATTTTACACGGCTTCCTCTATCGGCAACGGCATCGCCTGTTCTTTCGTCATTTGCTTCAGCTTGTTGCTGTTCTTTACCTTGGCAGGAACAGGTCTGATTTCCCAAACGATACCCAGCAGCCCAAGTGTTCTGATCACATAGTAGGTGATATCGAATTCCCACCAGTAAAAGCCCTGTCGTGCTGCGCTCTGATAATAGTGGTGGTTATTATGCCAGCCTTCTCCCAGCGTGACTAAAGCCAGGATAGCACTGTTGCGGGACTCATCTCCCGTATAATACCTTTTATTACCAATTTTATGCATCAGTGAGTTGATCGTAAATGTACCGTGATACAGTATTACTGTGCTCAGGAAAAAGCCGATCAGGAGGGTCGACAAGCCGGCTGTCCAATCAAACCAGCCTGTACCGTTTACTTTGTTACCTACAAAATATACGGCTATTGCCAGCACAACGGCAGGTACCATATGCCACTTATTCAGCCACATCAATTCCTTCGCCTTGTGGTCCTTGATCAGGTCGAAACGGGTAGGCTTGTATTCTGGTCCCATAATCCAGCCGATATGGGCATACCAGAAGCCATAAATGTTGGCGGAATGCGGATCTTCAGGCGTATCGCTGTGCTTGTGGTGGATACGGTGATTGGCCGACCACCATAACGCTCCCTTCTGCAGACTGCTCTGTGCGCCACCGGCGAGGATAAACTGGAAGAATCGCGACGTTTTAAACGCACGATGCGAGAAATATCTGTGATAGCCCGCTGTCACAAAGAACATCCGGATTACATACAAAACACCGCATAATATCCAGTCAAATGCTGTTGTACCGGTGAAAAATGCCAGTAGGGGCACCGCGTGTATGCCCAGAAAATCTACCTGGTGCCACCAGTTTGGTGGCTTTCTGTCTTGCTTGATCGCCTTATTCATTCCACAAAGATAATTTCCGTCAATTGTATAATCTATGATTTAAATCATTTGGGTCATTAAATCATTTGACCCACAAAGTTAAGGGCTTTTCCCCGGTTTTTTACCCGGCAAAGCGGATTGAACATTTTAGCCCGGGCGCTGTTAGAGAAAAACATAGCACCAATCATTATTCACACTAAAGTAATTATTATGTCAGAAATCATTTCAGCTATCCGCAACACCATTAAAAACTGGTGGTTGTATCTGTTAAATGGTATTATTTTCCTGATTGCGGGCTTCATTGTTTTTGCCAACCCATTCAGCAGCTACATCCTGCTGAGCATCTTCTTCGCGGTAACTTTCTTTGTTACCGGTATCTTCGAAGTAGCCTTTGCTATCAGTAACCGGAAAGCTCATTCAGGCTGGGGATGGTCGCTCGCTTCCGGCCTGATCGACCTCGTAATTGGTCTGATATTGATGCTGCATCCTGCGCTCAGTATGGCGGTTATTCCGCTGTTCCTTGGTTTCTGGTTTATGTTCAAAGGTATCGGGCTTATCGGCTTTTCTATCCAGCTGCAGGCCGATAAAATCCCCAATTGGGGCTGGCTGCTTGCAGGGGGTATTAGCCTGATCGTTGTATCCGTTTGTATACTGGATAATCCCGCTCTTGGGGTAGCCACTATCCTTAGCCTGATGGGCGCTGCTTTCCTGGTAACAGGTGTATTCAGTATCGTGTTTGCATTCAGGTTGAGACGATTGAAGAAAAGTCTTTAGCTGCTAAAAGCTGCCAGCTATTGTTTACATTTGATTAAATCTAATCTTCATCGATGAAACTCAACAAAATCTATGCTATCGCTACCCTGTTTTGCTGCGTAGGTATTCAGCAGAGCTTTGCACAAACCACGTCTACCTACAATCAGCATATTGCATTTGCCCCCTTATTTTATCCTGCTCCGGGGAATGAATACCGCAGTGCAGGCGGACAGCCAGGTCCCAGGTACTGGCAAAATGCCGCTGATTATAAATTGAATGTAACCCTCGATACCGTTCAACATCGTGTAAGCGGTACCGTAGTCATTACCTACAAGAATAACAGTCCGGATCAACTTCCTTTTGTATGGTTGCAGCTGGATCAGAATGTGTACCGGGAAGATTCCCGGGGTGCCGCTACGGTAGCGCAAACCGGCGAACGCTTCGCCAACCGCAGCTACACAAAAGGTGTTGAGCTTAAAAGCGTGCAGGTAACCGGTAACGGAAAAACTGCCGCAGCCAATTACCTGGTGAATGATACCCGTATGCAGATAAAACTGAACGAGGCCTTGAAACCTGGTGCTTCCATGCAGATCAGT
The genomic region above belongs to Chitinophaga sp. 180180018-3 and contains:
- a CDS encoding PKD domain-containing protein gives rise to the protein MDLSLTSRKSVNSFIWCCFVGMLCIQGVTAQQRADFTASSVSDCESLITSFTDKSTGSPVAWQWDFGNGITSNKQNPEATYVSPGSYTVTLTATYADGSNQVAVKTGYITVWSKPVVDLALSPPAGCVPFTVVFTNKSQSTSGTLQRFSWDFGDGNVALNGSSNTSHIYTQPGTYSPVLTVTDNHGCTNFKVLNNAVTANPGLQANFALASKIFCAAPANVIFTNTTVESGTVSYKWEFDDGTSSISKDPGSHTFTTKGTHSIKLTATNDLGCIDSKTVDDINIANFATTLVVPPQICAGTTATFSATFAPAVPQSTTWEVNGLPVQGYIDHTTYNATATGPLTVKLKAMYGTCPDSAQKATVVVPSPTVNPGISILPFCVPPATVNFVANSTNADTWQWDFDDGTTAAVQNPSHIFKAEKDYNVKLTASNQQGCTVQQLIPVGIHNTAVTIYTGEDNGCEHLSTSFTASVNNNDKIQSYQWDFGDGGTSTVAAPLHTFTSPGIYTVKLTYVTNNGCSGTTAYQKQVIIYKKPTPDFTSPEAPQVCGNTPVIFFDKSDVGTSWYWNFGDGSTGQGNTVSYSYSAPGTYDVTLTVHNGSCFSTITKKAFITAIIPFPRFDAAPTCDNRMTLQVSEYSIGASSLQWDWGDGKDTTYTTHSDALTHTYAQSGTYRVKLTTSDNHCNTYLIKAVTIIGRSAVVITADKTSFCSSDHTTASVQQINTSILGAQPYHWQADGNDVPSASLTQNNYTYSLAPGKHTLRLLAQNSLGCYDTSNTIEVNVKGPVAGFNMPTQVPCRGTEVVFTDNTDLSYSSGIQKWVWNFGDNTPPQTFTSSPFRHIYQQAGTDILPSVTVTDNDGCTSTSSGKYLQINGPNADFNADSYFVKPGSTVHFSNTTTETGGKITNAQWAFGDGSTIQTLGNTYHYYPDKGVYEVSLHVTDNNGCTGSITKPIKVSTVNASFTYTSSFVNGGTCAPMIFRFTNNSVNATSYLWDFGDGGSSNQANPVHTYTLAGHYKVILKVASVTGATDADTQTVVVTGPYASIKASADGGCLGKEITFTVTPENASTFSWDFADGTVQETTALQTTHQYPAPGVYNPRLLLRDDAGCRGNAFLDHPIVIDNLNIRLHPNPGKICNEGLLTLMPAFNSFSVDSLGIQPTFAWGYDASLKPQQINTTTPSFYLNKAGEYTFTINVSTKYGCQQKADTVVHVYPKPLATISGPDKVCQDVPVKFSGAVTVVSNVSWNWNFGNGMSSQLPQPLPLTYTQPGMANVTLTVTSSDGCSDQQLHTINVFPAPNVNASAPATFICLNNSMSLHAEGGSIYEWTPATGLNNPAVANPVASPQINTVYQVKVTDSNGCTNTGEVPIRVVQPFKIHASADTMLCLGGKLPLSVSGADSYTWTGTNIDMPNSATPTASPSQPGQYVYNVTGYDNEGCFSDKAAVKVQINALPQVKAGPDRTTMAGTPVYLNGTYSSDVVSWLWSPATDLSCATCPTTEVVPNLSTRYVITVENTYGCKASDSLSIHLLCNQSAVYMPTAFTPGPTGNNQWVYPKGKGIKEIEWLRIYDRWGSLVFENAHFPINVQTAGWNGLSAGGESLMGSYIYSMRAVCESGEKFEFKGSITLIR
- a CDS encoding NADH:flavin oxidoreductase/NADH oxidase, producing MSELFSPFSLREVVLRNRIAVSPMCEYSSVDGFASDWHLVHLGSRAVGGAGLVLTEAAAVSPEGRISAHDLGIWKDEHIPKLKQITGFISEQGAVPGIQLAHAGRKASTVRPWEGSRALTAEEGAWQAVAPSAIPFNDVYPKPEALTDTGIRKITDDFRNAVIRSREAGFRVIELHGAHGYLLHSFLSPLSNQRTDEYGGTFENRIRLLLEVIAAVREVWPEQYPLLLRISATDWAEGGWNIDESVKLAAIVKDRGVDLVDCSSGGLAAHQQIKVGPLYQTPFAERIRKEAHIPTGAVGMITTPEEASAVIANGRADLVFLAREFLRDPYFPLRAAYELKTEVKWPVQYERAKRRITN
- a CDS encoding acyl-CoA desaturase, which translates into the protein MNKAIKQDRKPPNWWHQVDFLGIHAVPLLAFFTGTTAFDWILCGVLYVIRMFFVTAGYHRYFSHRAFKTSRFFQFILAGGAQSSLQKGALWWSANHRIHHKHSDTPEDPHSANIYGFWYAHIGWIMGPEYKPTRFDLIKDHKAKELMWLNKWHMVPAVVLAIAVYFVGNKVNGTGWFDWTAGLSTLLIGFFLSTVILYHGTFTINSLMHKIGNKRYYTGDESRNSAILALVTLGEGWHNNHHYYQSAARQGFYWWEFDITYYVIRTLGLLGIVWEIRPVPAKVKNSNKLKQMTKEQAMPLPIEEAV
- a CDS encoding DUF308 domain-containing protein, with amino-acid sequence MSEIISAIRNTIKNWWLYLLNGIIFLIAGFIVFANPFSSYILLSIFFAVTFFVTGIFEVAFAISNRKAHSGWGWSLASGLIDLVIGLILMLHPALSMAVIPLFLGFWFMFKGIGLIGFSIQLQADKIPNWGWLLAGGISLIVVSVCILDNPALGVATILSLMGAAFLVTGVFSIVFAFRLRRLKKSL
- the mgrA gene encoding L-glyceraldehyde 3-phosphate reductase codes for the protein MFYTPATDRYDSMIYNRCGRSGLRLPAVSLGLWHNFGSIDSYENGRSIVRRAFDKGITHFDLANNYGPVPGSAETNFGRILKQDFTGHLRDELIISSKAGYTMWPGPYGDWGSRKYLISSLEQSLQRMQLEYVDIFYSHRPDPATPIEETMGALHSIVQQGKALYVGLSNYTAEQTQKAVEVLKSLGTPCLIHQPKYSMFERWVENGLLDVLETNGVGCIPFSPLAQGLLTDRYLNGIPAGSRASKPSGFLQESDVTPEKIEKVKKLNELALKRGQSLAQMALAWILKDKRITTVLIGASSVTQLDNNLDALKNTHFDKEELEAVEKILR